The genomic stretch TTTGAGTCCAGAAAAACCATGCCTGGAGACTCTGTGCTAATCAATGCCTTTGGACACCTGCCAAGCATAACTGGGACTGCTTCAATTTGGACAGGTCAAGGGTGGGTTAGGATAATTAGCTGTGGCCTGGTGTGGTTCGGCCTCTGGTACCCTCACACACTTTTCTGGTCCTCTTTCATTGACCTCTTCATCTTCGTCGTCCTCCTTGTCTTTCTCATCCTCTTCACTGTCAGAATCCTCATATAAGTTGATGGTGGCCTGGACAGGGAAATTCTGTAGCAACATCTCCCCAGCACTGTACATGTAGTCTAAGGAGCGAGACTTGGGCCAGAAGAGCCTGTGGacagagaagaaacaggacaCCTAACTTAGGCAACTTTCAAATGCAGTGACCAGTTAGGCCAATAAAGAAGCAAGTCACTAGCTACAGTAAAGGgctgagaggaaaaggaaaggggctTTGTCACAGAACCTCTGCAATTGTTCCAAAATGGTTCCAGGAAGGAACATCACCTATGACCGGCCTAGAGCTGCAGTACAGGGTGGGTCACCATTAACCACTCCATCCTTCAGTCCTTCTTTTCCTACTAAGGAAACTTTCATTGGTGGGGGTCAAAGGATTTCTTCCTTAGAGTTCAGTGACAGAGAAGACCTCTGGGGAAAGTCACTTTGACCAACTAAGTCCTGTGGTCTCTTTCCTCCTGCATCATGGCCTTGTCATGAGCATACATAGTGCTTGTGACTGTCACATTTCAGACTTGAACACCAGAAGCTTACCTGACAGGGTGATGAAACTGGGAGTCAGTCCTGGTGGCCCCAGCAGCTGTTACCCCACCAGCAGCCTGTCCAAAGCAAAAGCTAGCATGTGGCTTAACTGCCTCTCCCATATCAAGGGTCAGAAACCTGCAGGTTCTGACAGTCTACAAAATATTTTAGGCTTCTCTTGGAATCCAGCCACCTCCCAGCCCTGCCCTAGAGCAAGGGGTCTGTCTTAGATCTGGTTAAAAAACAAGTAGAAAGGGTCATAGGGGTTGTTTTCCTTCCTGACCCTGTTTCAGTGCCTGTTTGGGAGCTATCCAGGGGACAGAGTTCTGTTAAAGGACAAAACATTAAGGTAAAAGTGTGAGAGAGCAATGGAGTAAGGTACCATGAGACCTGGATTCCAGCACCAGCTCTACCACACACTGGCTGTGAGTCCAGCCCAGATCCCTTACTCACTCTATGCTTTGATCTCCTAGTCTCATTTGTCATGGAAACCTTGTTCTTGCCTTCCTCCCAGAGTTGCTGTGGGGATGAAATATTAGCAGATTTTGCAAAATTCTGCCCCAGATTGGCAACTTTGGATTGGAGTTTGGGGATGTCTGAGAATGGTCAAGGGCATAAGTGTCTATGCAAATGTGATAGGAGGCCTCACCCTCACCCAGTCCACCAGATTTCTCACCTGCCTTGGTTGGTCATTTATGGAGGGCAGCCAGGGTCTCCAAAGACAAGCTCCTCTATGGTGAAGAGAAGGAATATGTTTGCAGAAGAAGAGATCTAAACACAGGCTTCCCCTGAACATAGAAGTGGCCTCTTCAAAGTTTGGCTCACAAGCCATCTGCTCCAGGACACCTTTTGTCTCCTGACCATGGAGCCAAGGCTATAACAGATACCCCCTCCTCTCTACTCTGACAATGTTATCATTGCTCTTATACCACTGTTTTGTGATCGTCTGCCTGAGTCCCCGTTAAGCTGAAAGATATGTATAGGCATATCTGAATTTTTAACCCCTAATACAATGCCTTGTGCAAAGGAGAGGCTTAAGCAAATGAATGTGAGATGTTTGAAAGAGAGAATGGCTGTTGTATAGGGAGTATCTTAATACCTACCTCTGACATCAAGTAGTAGAGAATGTAAACCTACCATGTTCCTAGCTGGAGAAAGGGTCCAGAGAGGTTCTGGGCCCATTGCTTCTCCTCTAGACTTCCAGAGACAAGGAAAAGCAAATAGGTAACTTGTAGCATGGTCAGGTCAGAGTAAGCACCCCAACCAAAGGCCTCTTTAGACTTTGGCCCTTTCACTCTATGTCACCTGCCACCATCTAGGGCCCATAGTCCAGGTTGCGTTAAGCCTAATTTCCACAGCAGCCTCTCCTGTTCCCCCAGTGACCAGCCCATGAGCGTTAGGCTTTCAGCGTTGGCAATGTTCACAGTCTCTCTGCCCCCTCCTATCACCTGGAGTGATGAATGAGGTGAACTATTCCAAAAGCCAAAGGTAGAGAGAGAGGACTGTGGCTCTTTGCTGTCTGTCTCCTTCAAAGAGAACAGGGACACTACCATAGAGACCATCTCACCTTCTCCTACCCCCATCTCCCTAAGCCTGAGTTCAGGCTGTGAAATGCCAAATTCCACTTACCTTTCACTACCAGAAGCTTCTTGTTCATTGATTTGTTCTAGGGCAGGGGCTTGGGCAGGGGCTGGGAGAGGGGGAGCAGCAGCAAGGGCATCAGGGGTGGCCAAGGCATCAGGGACAGCGGGGTCCATCATTGGGACACCAAGCCAGACAGGCTGTAGGCTCTTTCAGTTCTCAGAATCCTCAGCACTCCTTTGGCTTTTCCCCTAGAGACCCCTTTATAAGCCCTGCCTTGACTCATCAATTATTCAGGCAGTGCCTGGGTGGGAGATGTGGGATGGTGGTgcagaatgaaggagggggctgccaGAGAAAGAGTTCTGTTTTGGGGTGTGAAATCTATCCCAGTTGAATAAACAAGGTCTGGGTGGAGGTGAAAGGTTTGCTATAGCTCTaagtcagaaaggaaaacaaagaaggggcAGATTTCAGACCATTTGTGTGAATTCCCCAGGCTGTATCAGGGCCCAAGCTGGGAAGGAGGGGCTCTCATTAGCATCCAAAGGCACCCAGGCTTGTCTGGACAGAGGGCTGGACACATGGGCCTTTACCGAAGCTGGTTCCCAGTGAGAAAAAGAAGGTTGCCAGCTCTAAAAAGAGTGAGGGACACTCTATTTCAGCTCAAATCCCAAGTAGATTTGTCGGGTAGACCTGATACAGGGCCACTGCCATAAAACATGTCACATGGCTTAAGATAAAGATGGGTTTTGGGTGGAGCAGGTCCAGTCTCCTGCAGGGTAAACATCAAACCATCTTTCAGCCCCTGATGCCCCTCCCTTGACTGCTCAGTTGACTTGCAAAAGTGCCTAAAGTCCCCTCTGGCCTCAGCAGAAAGTAGTATGGGGTGGGAGGGGCCCAGGAAGTTTGCAGAGCAGATTCCAAATGGCACAGCTCAGCTTCTAGTTTAAGAGTCCAGGTGCTGGGAGGGTTCTGCCCAGCACTGGGTGGCCAAAGGACCATCCCAGGCCTCAAGTCCTCTCATGTGAGATGAGGGTGCTAGCTCAGTGATCCCCAAGACCCTGCCAGCCTGAACACTCTGGGACAAGAGCTAGGTAATGGGTACTGACCCTGGAGGGCCTAAAGGTTTGAGCAGAGTCCTTGGCATCAGCCAGCTTTTGAGCCTTTGCCAAAACGCTTCCAGTTACAACAACTGGCAGGCACTTCATGCTTAGAGGTTTCAAAAATATTCCTCCTGACCTCAGTGGCCAGCACCTGCCCAGATTTAGTGTGTTGGATATTCATCACAGCCTGGTTTGTAATGTTCAAAAATTAGAAACAACCTCAGTATCCAATAATAGAAAACTCATTAGATTTATTAATTGTGGCCAATCTTATAATCACATACTGAGCAGACAGTCAAAATCATGTTATCAATGCAAAAAAAATTGTGAACACTAGATGCTAAAAAGTATGACTTTGATTCAGGGCCTCCCTATCTGGCCCCTACCTCCCTACTTCATTCAGATCCgtacagcaaaggaaaaaaaaatacattaaatacaGAACTAAGAAtatggctcagtagtagagcaaGTGCATAGCAGGGTTttgacatcccccccccccagtactctaaaacaaaatgaaaaataaaacaacttcatATTAAAATTTCCTGGTGGAAGAATGCTTAAACATCTCATGTATTCAAgagtgaaaaacatgtttctaaAATGTCACTTAGGTCAATCTCATTTTGATAAGGAAGCAGTGTGGAATGTACAGTCCATCTCTCTGAGCCTCAAATTCCTGTAGATAAAAATGCCAAGGCCCATCTCATAGGCCCAgagtaagaagaaataaaatactgtaaaataaaatactggttctttggtctctcac from Meriones unguiculatus strain TT.TT164.6M chromosome X, Bangor_MerUng_6.1, whole genome shotgun sequence encodes the following:
- the Ripply1 gene encoding protein ripply1 isoform X2 — protein: MTNQGRLFWPKSRSLDYMYSAGEMLLQNFPVQATINLYEDSDSEEDEKDKEDDEDEEVNERGPEKCVRVPEAEPHQATANYPNPPLTCPN
- the Ripply1 gene encoding protein ripply1 isoform X1, which translates into the protein MLQVTYLLFLVSGSLEEKQWAQNLSGPFLQLGTWLFWPKSRSLDYMYSAGEMLLQNFPVQATINLYEDSDSEEDEKDKEDDEDEEVNERGPEKCVRVPEAEPHQATANYPNPPLTCPN